The Streptomyces sp. WZ-12 genome segment GGCGGGACAGGTCGACGACGATGACCAACTCGTCGCCGTCGGCACGAACCCAGGCTTCGGAACCGACCAGGCCCGGCGGGGTCGAGTAGCGGACCGATCCGAAGCGGACCGTCTGGTCCTTGAGGACCTGCCTCGACTCGCCCAACGCGAGGGTGTGGGGGGCCTCGGGCAACGGATGAAGCCGCTTCTTTTCGATGTCGAGCATGGCCGCCGGCGTCTTGCCGGTCTCGCGGTGGATGCGCTGGTTGACCTGCTGGCAGAACACCGCGCAGGCCCCGCGGAGTTCGGTGAAACTGTCGTACTCGCCCAGCAGATTGGCATCAGTGGGCACCAGGTCGGCCTTCGCGATGCGGACCGTGGCCTCCGAACCGCCCTTGGATTCCGGATCGAAGGGGACGCATGTGTGCACTTGCACGCCGTAGTGGCGGCCCGTGCCCACCACCTGAGGGTGGCGGACGGCGACACCGGCGACGCGGTCGATGGTGACGGTCTTCTCGTTGTCGGTCAGCGCATAGGTCGGGACCCCACCGAACTGCCGCAGCATGGAGTCGATGCACGAGATCAGCGTGCCCAGCGACCGGTCCCAGGCCGGGACCACCACCCGGTAACGGGACCACGCCAACCACGCGCAGAACAACAGCGTTTGGCGGGGCTCGCCACCGCCTGGGCCAGGCACTTTCGGTCCCCAACCCCAGTCGAATTGGCACCAGAGCGCAGGTTCAGCGATCCATGGGCGATACGTTCTGCGGTGGCCGGCCTTCCACCGTTCCTTCGCCTTCGCCACCGCCCGGCGGGTCGTGCGCTCATCACCGGTGAAACCCAGTAGTTGCAGGCGTTCGTGGAGCTTGTCGGCACGGACCTTGCCCTGCGAACGTTCGACCCACTCCTCGATCTTCGGCATGAACGGGTCGATCAGCTTCGGGCGGACGATCGGTCCGTCGACGGGCATCCCCCTGTCCCTCATCCGTGCGTACCGGCGCACGGTCTTGGGATCAACCCCCGCCAGCTGAGCCGCCGAGTACACGCACTCGGTGGCATCCAACGCCTCGAAGATCTCCATCACTTCCCTGGCATTCTTCTTCACGATCCCTCCGGGAGGAGTCGCTCATATGTGATCGGGCAATCACGAGCAAACCCCCGGAGGGATTCATCTGTTCGGAATGGATGTTCGGACTGCCTCGAATAGCCCAATCACCAGGGAGATGAGCTGTCCGCCAGCCAAGACCCGGAATGACCGTCTACCTGGATCTTGCGCTGTCCGCTGTCAAGAGTCAGGCAACCAGCGAAGGCGACACCGGCGCCCATGACAGCTTCGGGTGGGCGGCTTTCCCGCGTTGCGCTTCAGCATGAAGGCAACAAGGGCGACAACAACGGAGAGCAGGGCTGCTGTGAGAAGCCAAGGGACGCAGGCAGCAGGAGGCAGAGCGCTCATAGGTCATTCTCCGTGCAGTCGAGCGGCATAAGGGCCGGCTGCGGCCTCACGGAGGGCGGAGAGCTGCTGGTCTAGGGAATGGAGGAGCACGCCGATTCGTTGCTGCCCCTCGAAAGGCTGGTGCGTAGGGCTTTGAGTGCTCCAGCGGCGTCGTCACCTGAGGCCGTGGTGAGCCTGCTGGTGCTCAGATACAAGGATCTAGGATTCGGTGGAGTGGCCCATCAACGGCGGGGAGCCCGCCCAGTAGGTCCGCGATGGCCTGTGTGGTGAAGGCCGTCCGACTGTCGAGTGCATACGCCTCGGCGTATGCGTCAAGCAGCATGCGGAACGCTTCGCGATCGAGTGCCTGGACCAGGTCTACGAGGCGAGCGGGGTCGGCCTCGCGCTCGGGCGGAGCTGGCCCAGTGCCGCCACCGTGGCAGGTAGCACTCCGCGGGGACGAAGAGCTGAGTCCGCTGCGGCGATCACGCAGCCAGGAAGCGGTAGGTGACCCGCGCGCTCGGGAGATATGCGGACTGCCGTACACGCTCCCACTCAACGGGGACCGCTCACCGTAGGAAGACAAGGCACACGGGAAGCGGCAAGTCTTCGGCGAGCGAGGACGCTCCCCACTGCCGCAGCATCGACTCTTCCAGAAGTTCGGCTAACGCCTGGCGAGTCCGGTCCTCTGCCCGCTCACCACGGTCCAGCCCTGCTGCCGGTGGCCGACCGGTGACCTCCGCTGTGCCATGCGATATCTGATCCAACGCCGCACGAACCCGATTGCCATAGGTGGTGGGGAGTGTCTCGATGGGGACACCTCCGCCTCGCGACACAGTCCGGGTGTCCAGCCAACGGATGACATCGGAGAGCCTGAAGTACTCTCCTCCGCACGAGCAAACGGCAACCGGGAAGTCCTCATGGCACCGTACCCAGTTGGTGACGGCAGACCTCCCCACACCGGCTTAAGCCCGCGATCTCGGCCCGCGAGACCAGACGGCCTTAGGTGTAGTACTTCTCGCCCACAGCTCTTCTCCTTTGCTCTCCTCGGAACGGACATGCGAGGGAAACGTAGAGCGTAGGCGTCAGCGGCTCAACTGCGTACTACAGCACGCTCCTTGCGCAAACCTGTCGCACTCTGCCGCACGGAAGCTGCCTCTCCCTCCGAGAGTCGCATTGACATGCGTCTTTATAGTTTGACAGTTCCTCCTGGCATACGGGACTACATAGTCAGCCTTTTCTTGTTGTGAACAGCAGGCGCAACTACCTTGCGGGGGAACGGCTACTTTCCGTCACGTGCCTCGACTGTCGCTACGCCCGTCCCTCGAAGAGGTCGGCGTATAGGCCGGCGTGGGTGAGGAGTTGGGGGTGGGTGCCGGACTCGGTGAGGTGGCCGTCGTCGAGGACGAGGATGTGGTCGGCGGTGGCGGCCAGGTCGAGGTCGTGGGTGATGACGAGGGTGGTGCGGCCGGCGGCGAGGCGGTGGAGGGGGGCGAGGATGCGTTGGGCGGCGAGGGTGTCGAGGCCGGTGGTGGGCTCGTCGAGGATGAGGACGGGGGCGTCGCGGAGCATGGCGCGGGCGATGGCGACGCGCTGTAGCTGGCCGCCGGAGAGGGCGGCGGTGCCGGGGGCGATGACCGTGTCGTAGCCGTCCGGGAGGGCGGTGATGAAGGCGTGGGCGTCGGCGGCTCGGGCGGCCCGGACGACCTCCTCGCGGGTGGGGGTGGGGCCCTCGCGACCGGAGGCGATGTTGTGCTCGATGGTGTCGTGGAGGACCAGGGTCTCCTGTGGGAGCAGGGTGATGTTGCGGCGGAGGTCGGCCAGGGGGAGGCGGTCGACCGGGATGCCGTCGAGGCGGACGGTGCCGGAGTCCGGGTCGTAGAAGCGCAGCAGGAGGGCGGCGAGGGTGGACTTGCCGGCGCCGCTGGGGCCGGTGACGACCAGGAACGCGCCGGGATGTGCGGTGAAGGTTAGGGAGCTGAGGGCGTTGTGGTGGGGGGAGTTGGGGTAGCGGAAGGTGACGTTGTCGACGCGCAGTTCACCTCGGGCGCGGTGCGGGAGGGGGAGGGCGCGGGACGGGGGCGGGTCGGTGACGGCGGGGCGGGCGTCGAGGATCTCCAGCAGCCGGTCGGCGGCGGCGGTGGCGGCGGTGGCGGTCAGGCCGAGCCGGCCGAGGGAGCGGATGGGCGGGTAGAGGTAGCCGATGAAGGCGGCGAAGGCGAGGAGTTGGCCGAGCGTCATCCGGCGCTGGGAGATCTCCCAGGCGCCCAGGCCGATGATGGCCAGCACGCAGAGGGTCTCCAGGATCTCGACGAGTTGGTCGTAGAGGGCGTTGAGGCGGGCGCTGGCGACCGAGGCGCGCAGCCAGCGGCGGGCCTCCCGTCCCAGGCGCTCCTCCTCGTCGCGCTGTCGGTTGTACGCCTGGGTGAGGACGACGTTGACCAGGGTCTCCTCGACGACGGAGGTGAGGGCGCCGTCGGCCGCGCGCTGACGGCGGGAGACCTCGCGCAGCCGGTGGGTGAAGCCGCGGGTGGCGAAGTAGAAGAGGGGGGCGGCGACGAAGGTGGCCAGGGCCAGTTCCCAGCGCAGCCAGAGGGCCGCGGCGCCGTAGAAGAGGGTGGAGAAGAGGGCCGCGCAGGCGCCCACCAGGCCGCTGACCACGAGTCGTTCGATGGCGTCGACGTCGCCGGTGAGCCGTTCCACCAGGTCGCCGCGGCGGTTGCGTTGGAAGAAGTGCGGCGGCAGCGTCTGGAGGTGGGTGAAGACGCGGGCGCGCAGGCGCAGCAGGAAGCGTTCCGCGGTCCAGGCGGCCAGGGAGTTGCCGAGGTAGCCGACGATGGCGCCGATGACCGCCACCGTGAGCCAGGTGCCGGCGGGGGTCCAGAAGGCGCTGACCGAGCCCTCTTTGAGGGCGTTGTCGGTGAGTTGGGCGAAGAGCAGGATCGTGACGGTCTCGGCGAGGGCCGCGATGACCGCGCACCCGCCGACCATCAGCATCCAGCGGCGGTCCCCCCGGGTCAGCGGCCAGAAGCGGCGGAACGCCTCCACGGGGCCGACGTGCCGGGTCAGAATGGGGGTCTCGGTGGGGAGTTGGGTGGTGGGGGACGCGCGGGGGGCGGGGGGTTCGGGTTCCGTCGGCGGAGGGGCTTGGGGTCCCGTCAGCGTACGGTCCTCGTCCTCGGCCGTTCTGGGTTTCCGGCCGTTGACCTTCCTGACCGGCTGCGTCTTCTCCGTCGTGTCCGCCCCAACCGCCGTGACCTGCTGCGCTGTTTGGACCGTCGCCGACTCCCGGCCGTCGGCCGTCCTCGGCCGGCGGCCGCGGCGCGTGCTGCGGGCGCTGCGCAGGTGCATGGTGGTCACGGGGGTGGGCCACCGGGTCCGCCGGCGACAGCCCGCGAGGCCGGCTCGCGCGTGGCGCGCGTGCCCGCCTCGGGGTGTGTCTTAGACCCTTAGGCCCACGTCACATCTCATGGGTTGTCTAAGATCAGCGGTTCGCTGGTTGCGTATGACAGCGGAGCAGGTCAGAACCTGACGATGAAGAATCCACCGCGGCCGCCACGTCCGCCATAGCCACCACCGTAGCCACGGCCGTACCCGCCGCCGTATCCGCCGCCGTATCCGCCTCCGCGTCCGCCGTCGCCCCAGCCACCGCCACCGTGGCGGTCGCGGTCGTTACTGCGGCTGCGGGGGAAGAATGCCTTGAAGGTCATCTTCTCCTCCAGTGTTGGAACGTCGCCGCGGCCTGTCCGGACCGTAGTCTGTCGGCGATTCGGCGTGCCCGTCGGGGCATTTCCCTGGGGGAGTTCGTCCGGCGGAACACATCGTCCGCGACACTCCCGACACTACGACGGGCCACCGACCCCAACAAGGTCCATATGTGAAAATTCAGGCAAAACGGGCAGGTCACCGTGGGTGGGAACGGGATCGCCGAGGGTTGTCGGCGATCCACCCGAGGGGCGTTCGGCCGCTACCCGAGCACCCCCGCCGCCACCCGCGCCCCCGACGTCCCCAGCCCCGTCGGGCCCGGGAGCCAGCCGGGGGCACCGGGCCGGCGGCGGAGGTACTCGGGGCGGTAGCGGCGGCACTCCCGGTGCCACGTGAGGATGCCGGCGAGCCAGTTCTCCAGTTCGCGGACGTAGCCGCCGAGGGTGGCGCGGGCCTCGTCGGAGAGCTTGAAGTCGTCGTAGAGGACGGGTAGTTGGTGGGCGGCGACGTGTTGGAACTCGCGCAGGCGGGAGGCCATCAGGTCGTGGACGATGGCCAGCGCGGTCGGGTAGTCGCAGTCGAAGAAGTTCTGGACGACGAGGACGCCGTTGTGCACCTCGCCCTCGTACTCGATCTCCTTCTGGTACGAGAAGACGTCGTTGAGCAGGCAGGCGTAGTCGGCGGCGGCGTTCTCCAGGGAGCGCATCGGGCCGCTGCGGTAGACCTCCGGCGGGACCCGGCGGCCGTGGCCGAGCCGGCTCAGGCTCATGGTGAGGTCGGAGCCGAAGGTGGCGCGGCGCATCTCGATGTAGTCGACCGGGTCCGGGATGCGGTGCTGGACCTGGTTGTCGAGCTCCCAGAGCCAGCTCGCGGTCATCGTGTCGACGGTTTCCTTGAAAGCGCGGCGGGCCTCCGGGGCCAGCGGGGCCGCGGTGCGTGACCACAGGTCGGCCAGGGCGCGTTCGAGGGCGTTGACCGGCTCGGGGGCCCGCTCGGACGCGTCGAGGGGCATCAGGCCGGAAAGGCGCTTGGTGGTGGCGTGCGCGGTGGCGACGTCGCGGGTGCGGCCGAAGACCGCGGGGTAGTAGTCGTCCGCGTAGGTGCCCCAGGTCAACCACTGGGTGCTGAGGTCGAGTTGGTCCGACGTGGCGTCGGGGTGCAGGCCGGCGGCGCACAGCGCGAAGTCGAAGCGGACCAGCGCGTCCTCGTCCCAGACGTCGGAGAGCGGCACGCCCGGCTGCGGTCGGAGCATCCCCATCGCGTGCGCCCAGGTGACGACGTTGCGCCGGGCGGTGTCGAGGTGGGGGCTGAGGGTGGTGGTGAACGGCATGGCGAAGTCGGGGAGTTGGGAGGGGCCGACCTTCTGGTGGGGGGCGTGGGTGCGCCGGCGCAGCCGCTGGGTGCCGGCGGTGGCCAGGGCGGTGCGCAGTTCGGCGCCGGCGGCGCCCAGGCCCAGGGCGCCGGCGGCGAGCGCGCCGAGTCCCTCGGTACCCAGGCCGCCGAAGACCAGCGGCGACCAGGGGGCCGCGGTGCTGCCGGGGGCGCCGGCGCCGCCGCCGTTCATGTAGCGGCTGGAGCGCAGGTGCCACTCGTGGCCGCCGGACTGCCAGTCCTGGAGGCCCTTGGCGTACGCGAGCACGGCGGCGGCACCGGCCGGGTCCAGGCCGCGGTCGACGAAGAGCGGCGGCAGCTCGGTGAGGACGGTGTCCTCGAACTGTTGGAGGCGGGAGGTGATCAGCTCGTTGACCGCGTCCGCGGCCTCCTGGGTGGTGCAGTCCAGGAACGTCTCCAACACCAGGACGCCGTTGCTGAGTTCGCCCTCGTCCTCGATCTCGCGCTGGTACGAGAAGAGGTCGTTGCGCAGGTGGACGGCGTCGGAGAAGGTGTCCTTCAGGACCCTCAGCGGGCGGGAGTCGGCGACCGCGGCCGGGATCTCGGCGCCGGTCGCGTACTCCACCAGCCCCGCCGACCAGGGGGCGCCGCCCACCTTCCGGCGCATCTCGATGTACTCGACGGGGTTGGCGATCCGGTTGATGTTGATGTTGGAGAGTTCCCAGAGGGACTCGTTCAGCAGGTTCTCGGTGCTCTCGGCGAACCGGCGGCGCCAGTCCAGCGACATCGAGGGCACGGTGCGCCGCCACAGGTCCGCCAGCCCCGCCTCGACCGGGTTGGTCGGCTCCGGCACGGGCGCGCGCAGCTCCGTCGGCACGTTGAGGTCCATCGGCATGAACGCCGGCAACCGGTCCAGGTACGCCTTCCCGCCCTCCCGGTCCAGGGTGCGCTTGAACTCCTCCAGGAAGTGGTCGTCGAAGAAGAAGACCCAGACGTACCAGTCGGTGACGAGGTTGAGCGCCTCCTCGGAGCACTCCGGGTGGGTGTAGGCGCACAGCAGCGCGTAGTCGTGGGAATCGAGGTCGTGCTCGTCCCAAATGCCGGAACCCTCCAGCATGTTCATCTCCCGGGCCCATGCCTTGGAGTGCGCCCGCGCGGCCTCCAGGTGCGGGTTGAGCCGGGCCGGATGCGGCATGTAGAAGTGCGGCAAGGCGAATGGCTGCGACGTGGGCTGTGGCTGCGTCACCGTTGGTGGCCTCTCCCGATCCCGATCTCCCTCCGCACGGACGGCACGTACGGAAGGAGGGCGTGCCGAAGCACCCCCTCTGTCGGCCGCTGCCCTACCCAGGGGGGCGGCTCCGTAGGCGCATCCGGTCGCACTCGCACCGAACTCGCACTCTTTCGGGTTGAGTTGCCGGGGAGAGCGGGTGATGCGCAGGGCGCGTGAGATATGTGGGGCCGATCTGACGCATCGTGAGATGCGGTGACACCCGGCCCAACGGCCGCCCCGCATACCGTGTTTCGGCGGGGTTACGCCACCGGACGGGCTCTCGACAACCGCCCTGAACTGGGGCGCCGGGCGGCCCCCACGGGGTTCCGCCACCCGCCCTTCGACCTCGCCTCATCTCGCATGTCGAAAGCCTTGTTCCGCTTTGCGGCGGGTCCTAGGGTCGGGCCACCCGGCGCGGCCGACCCGGTTCCCGGGCCCGGCCGCGCCCACGTATGCGGCGACGGAAGCAGGCGAGCGGGTTGGCGAACGGGTCGGCGAACGAGCAGCAGGGCCAGGCAGCGGCGCAGGAGTCGGAGCGGGAGGAGGGCGGGCCGCCCGCCGGCTTCGGGCGGCGGGGCTTCCTCGCCGGGGTGGCCGGCGCCGGCGCGGGCGGGCTGCTCGGCGGGGCGGGCGCCGGCACCGCGTACGCCCGGGAGTCGGCCGTGCGCGCGAGCCCCAAGGGACAACCGCCGCTCCGCCCCGACCAGTTCGCCGGCGACCGGCAACTGCTCGTCCCGGAGGTGGTGCTGCTGCCGGACGGACCGGTGCGCGACCACGCCGTCCTCGTCGAGGGCGGCACCTTCCGCGCGGTCGGCCCGGCCGCCCGGCTGCTCGCCGCGCACCGCGACGGGCCGGCGCCGGTCCGGCTCGACGGCCACCTCCTGATGCCGGGCTTCGTCGACGCGCACCACCACCTCACCCAGAGCTTCGGCAAGGCCCAGTCGTTCGGGCAGCCGTCGGAGATCTTCACGACCATCTGGGAGCCGCTGGAGCACGCGCTGGACGACGAGACCGCCTATCTGTCCGCGAAGTTGGCCGCCCTGGAGGCGCTGCGCGGCGGCTTCACCACCGTCGCCGACGCCGGAACCCGGGCGCCGGTCGACGTCGCGGCGGTGGCCAGGGGCACCGAGGAGGCCGGCCTCCGCTGCGTCCTGGGCAAGATCGTCTCCAACGGGACCGGTGGGCCGGCTCACTTGGGGCGCTGGAGCGGCCACCCGCTGGTCCACCCCTCCCTGGCCATCGCCGTCCCCGAGGACGCCACCGGCGCGGTCCTGAAGCGGACCGCGGACCTCTGCGCCGAGGCCGGGGCGGTCTTCCAGATCCACGTCAACGAGCATCTGGCGTCCGTGGAGCGCTCGTTGAAGAGCGTAGGGCGCCGCCCGGTGGACTACCTGCACCACCTCGGCGCCCTCGGCCCGCACACCCTGGGCGCGCACGCCACCCTCCTGACCCCCGCCGAGATGCGGCAACTGGCCGACACCGGCGCGGCGATCAGCTACAACCCGGTGGCCAGCGCCTGGAAGGGCAACGCGGTCGCGCACGCCACCATGCTGGCCGCGCTCGGCGTCCGCTTCGGCACCGGCACCGACGGCACCCGCGGCGACGGCTTCCGCCTGGTGGACGCCGCGGAGACGGCCCAGCGACTGGCCTACGGGCTGGCCGCGGGCGACTCGGTGTGCGGCGCCGGGCACCTGTGGCTGGAGCACGCCACCGCGGGCGGCGCCGACGCCCTCGGCCTGGGCCGCGTCACCGGCCGGATAGCCGTCGGCAGGGCCGCCGACTACCTCCTGGTGGACCTGGCCGTCCCCGAACTCACGCCCTCCTACGACCTGCGCTGGGAACTCGTCCGGCTCGCCAACCGGGACCAGATCCGCGCCGTGGTGGTGGCCGGCCGGCTCCGGCTGTGGGAGGGCTGGCCGCCCGACTGGGACGCTCAGGCGCTGGTCGCGCGGGCGGCCGAAGTGGGGCCGGCGGTGGTGAAGCGGGCCGCCCTGCGGCGGGTGGATCCGCGGTAGCGGAGGGGGTTGTTGGGGTGGGGCCGTCGGTGGGTGGTGGGTGCGGGGCCTCCGGGGCGGGTGTTCGGACTGCTTCGCTCTACGTCCGAACACCCACCCCTCCGGCCCACCCCCGTCACCACAACGAGGCGGAACGCGCCCCCGCCCACTACCCCTTCGGCATCCAGCGGAAGACGGCGACCGCCGCCACCGCGACCCCCGCCGCCAACACCAATGTCGCCACGTGCAATCCCCCCGTGAACGCCGCCACCACCGCGGCCCGCAGGTCGGCGCCCCGGCCGCCGACGGCGGCCTCCGCCGCCGCGACCGTCGTCGGGCCGCCGGGACCGGCCAGCGGCGCCGGCAGGTGGGCGGTGAAGGCCGCGGTGGTGAGCGTGCCGGTCACCGCGATCCCCAGTGCGCTCCCCAACTCCCGGGTCAGGCTCTGGAGTCCGGAGCCCACCCCGGCCCGCTCCGGCGGCAGCGCGGCCATCATCGCGTGCGAGAGCAGCGGGGTCGCGGTGCCGCAGCCCAGCGCGGTCAGCCCGGCCCCGAGGGCGTACAGCGCGTACGGGGTGCCGGCGTCGGCCGCCGACACCGTGGCCAGCCCGCCGGCCAGTACGAGCATCCCGGCGGCGACCGCGCCCCGCCGCCCGCACCACCGCTCCAGCAGCAACCCGCAGCGCGGCCCCACCAGCAGCGCCGCCGCCATCGGCAGCAGCCGCACCCCGGCGCCCAACGGGCCGTAACCCTTGGCGTATTGGAGGTACTGCCCGTTGAGGTAGAACAGCCCGAACACGCCGACGAAGAGCACCGCCATCCCGACCGCCCCGGCCCGGACGGCGGGGCGGGCCAGCACCCGGGGGTCCAACAGGGGCTCCGGGGAACGCATCTCGCGCCGCACCCAGCCGGTCAGCAGCAGCCCGGCCAGCGCGAGCGAGCCGAGCACCCACGGGCTCAGCCAGCCCGCCTGCGGCCCGCTCACGATGCCGTTGAGCAGCGCCAGGAACCCGCCGGTGAACAGCGCCGCGGTCAGCGGCGCGACCGGCCCCGGATGCCGCGCCGGCACCGGTGCGACCGCGGCGACCAGCAGCCAGGCGCCCACCGCGATCGGCACCACGCAGACGAACAGCGTCCGCCAACTCCCGTACTGGATGGCCGCGCCGCCGCCCACGTTGCCCAGCACCGCGGCCAGCCCCGTCATCGCCGCCCAGACCGCGATCGCCCGGCGCCGCGGCCCGTCCGCCAGCCCGTCCACCAGCAGCGCCAGGGTGTTCGGCAGGACGGCCGCGGCGCCCACCCCGCTGAGCATCCGCCCGGCGATCAGCGCACCGACGTGCGGCGCCGCCGCGCACACCACCGAGCCGACGACGAAGACCGCCATCCCGCACAGCAGCACGCCCTTGCGGCCGCGCCGGTCGGCCAGCGCCCCGGCCGGCACCAACAGGCAGGCGAAGACCACCACATAGCCGTCCACCACCCACACCACCGCCTCGGCGGACGGGTGCAGCGGCCCGGCGGACAGGTCCGGGATGGCCAGGTTGACCGCGGAGACCATCCCCACCACCAGCGTCACGCACAGGCACATCGCGACCGTCACCGCCCGCCGTGGCGTCGCCGTCGACGGCCGCGGTCGCAACGCCTGGAGCACCCGGCTCACCCCTCCCGCACCCGGTCCAGCCGGGCCCGCAACGTCAGTCGGTCCCCGCGCAGATGGATGAACTCCAGGTCGGCCGGCCGCCCGTCCGCCAGCCGCGTCAGCCGGTCCACGGCCAGCACCGCGCCCCCCGCCGGCATCCCCAGCACCTCGCACGTCGCCGGGTCACCGACCACCGCCCGCACGGCCACCTCCGCCGACCCCAACGGCCGCCCGGCCGCCCGCTCGATCAGGTCGAAGACGTCCCGGCTCTCCAGCCGCGCCCGCCCCAACGCCAGCAGCGGGCCGCCCACTTCGGGGATGAGGTACGTGCAGTCCAACGACAGCGGGGTGCCGTCCACCCGGCGCAGCCGCTCCAGATAGACCGCCTCGCTCCCCTCCGGGAGCCCCAACCGTCGGGCCACCGAGGCCGGCGCCCGCACGGTCCGCGCCGCCCGCACCTCGTTGACCACCGTCCCGTGCCGCTGCAACACCTCGGCCAGACCGGACAGTTCGCCCAACGGGTGCTCGTAGGTCCGGCCGACCACCACCGTCCCCACCCCGCGCCGCCGCTCCACCAGCCCCTCGTCGCGCAGCAGCCCCAGCGCCTCCCGGACGGTGTTCCGCGAGGTCCCGAACTCCGCGATCAGCGCCCGTTCGTCGGGCAGCACGCCCCCGGGGAACGCGCCCCGCAGCACCTGCCCGCGCAGCACGTGCGCCACCCGCCGCGCCCGGTCCGCGCGCGTCAGCCCCTCCCCGGCCCCGGCGTCGTCCGCCATCGCCGCCCTCCTCCCACCGGCTCCCAACGCCCCCGACGCTAGGCAAGCCCCGTTACGGCCGCGTTACGCCACCCACGGTGACCTGCACGGATTCCTGACCTGCGGGTTCGGGGAAGGCTCCGGGCGCTGCGCCACCCGCCGCCGGCCACCGTTACCGTGACAAGCACTCCCAAGCCCCGCGGGAACGGGAGGAGGAGAGGAAGGAAGACCACCCCATGAGCACCAAGTCCGCGCCGTTCGACGAGCTGGACCGCAAGATCGTCGCCGCGCTGATCGACAACGGCCGGGCCAGCTTCGCGGAGATCGGCTCGGCCATCGGCCTCTCCCCCACCGCCGTCAAACGCCGGGTGGACCGGCTCCGCCAGAACAACGTGATCACCGGCTTCTCCGCCACCGTCCGCCCCGCCGCCCTGGGCTGGCTCACCGAGGCGTACGTGGAGGTGTACTGCGACAGCGCGGCCCCGCCCCGGCGCCTGGCGGAGGTGGTCCGCAACCACCCGGAGATCGCCGCCGCGATGACCGTCACCGGCGGCGCCGACGCCCTGCTGCACGTCCGGGCCACCGACGTCGAGCACTTCGAGGAGGTCCTCGAACGCATCCGCACCGAGCCGTTCATCCGGAAGACGATCAGCTACATGGTCCTCTCCCACCTGATCCCGGACAGCCCCGAGGCGGGTGCCCGCCGCCGCCCCGGCGACCGGGCCGCCGCCCCCGAC includes the following:
- the istA gene encoding IS21 family transposase, whose protein sequence is MEIFEALDATECVYSAAQLAGVDPKTVRRYARMRDRGMPVDGPIVRPKLIDPFMPKIEEWVERSQGKVRADKLHERLQLLGFTGDERTTRRAVAKAKERWKAGHRRTYRPWIAEPALWCQFDWGWGPKVPGPGGGEPRQTLLFCAWLAWSRYRVVVPAWDRSLGTLISCIDSMLRQFGGVPTYALTDNEKTVTIDRVAGVAVRHPQVVGTGRHYGVQVHTCVPFDPESKGGSEATVRIAKADLVPTDANLLGEYDSFTELRGACAVFCQQVNQRIHRETGKTPAAMLDIEKKRLHPLPEAPHTLALGESRQVLKDQTVRFGSVRYSTPPGLVGSEAWVRADGDELVIVVDLSRLAHRPEWMHGPAGLVEVARHQLSLPGRPVIDLTHYPNHPQDMDGGPRQPKPKPSTDAEKAFLDLGPGAKSWLIEAAAAGTSRMRVKMAAAVELAALVGVGEVDIALGLAATAGRFAEEDLMSIVQHRRHGSRPADLVVADEAHSVQPGTSAWADFGRVKPA
- a CDS encoding ABC transporter ATP-binding protein codes for the protein MHLRSARSTRRGRRPRTADGRESATVQTAQQVTAVGADTTEKTQPVRKVNGRKPRTAEDEDRTLTGPQAPPPTEPEPPAPRASPTTQLPTETPILTRHVGPVEAFRRFWPLTRGDRRWMLMVGGCAVIAALAETVTILLFAQLTDNALKEGSVSAFWTPAGTWLTVAVIGAIVGYLGNSLAAWTAERFLLRLRARVFTHLQTLPPHFFQRNRRGDLVERLTGDVDAIERLVVSGLVGACAALFSTLFYGAAALWLRWELALATFVAAPLFYFATRGFTHRLREVSRRQRAADGALTSVVEETLVNVVLTQAYNRQRDEEERLGREARRWLRASVASARLNALYDQLVEILETLCVLAIIGLGAWEISQRRMTLGQLLAFAAFIGYLYPPIRSLGRLGLTATAATAAADRLLEILDARPAVTDPPPSRALPLPHRARGELRVDNVTFRYPNSPHHNALSSLTFTAHPGAFLVVTGPSGAGKSTLAALLLRFYDPDSGTVRLDGIPVDRLPLADLRRNITLLPQETLVLHDTIEHNIASGREGPTPTREEVVRAARAADAHAFITALPDGYDTVIAPGTAALSGGQLQRVAIARAMLRDAPVLILDEPTTGLDTLAAQRILAPLHRLAAGRTTLVITHDLDLAATADHILVLDDGHLTESGTHPQLLTHAGLYADLFEGRA
- a CDS encoding terpene synthase family protein is translated as MPHPARLNPHLEAARAHSKAWAREMNMLEGSGIWDEHDLDSHDYALLCAYTHPECSEEALNLVTDWYVWVFFFDDHFLEEFKRTLDREGGKAYLDRLPAFMPMDLNVPTELRAPVPEPTNPVEAGLADLWRRTVPSMSLDWRRRFAESTENLLNESLWELSNININRIANPVEYIEMRRKVGGAPWSAGLVEYATGAEIPAAVADSRPLRVLKDTFSDAVHLRNDLFSYQREIEDEGELSNGVLVLETFLDCTTQEAADAVNELITSRLQQFEDTVLTELPPLFVDRGLDPAGAAAVLAYAKGLQDWQSGGHEWHLRSSRYMNGGGAGAPGSTAAPWSPLVFGGLGTEGLGALAAGALGLGAAGAELRTALATAGTQRLRRRTHAPHQKVGPSQLPDFAMPFTTTLSPHLDTARRNVVTWAHAMGMLRPQPGVPLSDVWDEDALVRFDFALCAAGLHPDATSDQLDLSTQWLTWGTYADDYYPAVFGRTRDVATAHATTKRLSGLMPLDASERAPEPVNALERALADLWSRTAAPLAPEARRAFKETVDTMTASWLWELDNQVQHRIPDPVDYIEMRRATFGSDLTMSLSRLGHGRRVPPEVYRSGPMRSLENAAADYACLLNDVFSYQKEIEYEGEVHNGVLVVQNFFDCDYPTALAIVHDLMASRLREFQHVAAHQLPVLYDDFKLSDEARATLGGYVRELENWLAGILTWHRECRRYRPEYLRRRPGAPGWLPGPTGLGTSGARVAAGVLG
- a CDS encoding amidohydrolase family protein, which translates into the protein MANGSANEQQGQAAAQESEREEGGPPAGFGRRGFLAGVAGAGAGGLLGGAGAGTAYARESAVRASPKGQPPLRPDQFAGDRQLLVPEVVLLPDGPVRDHAVLVEGGTFRAVGPAARLLAAHRDGPAPVRLDGHLLMPGFVDAHHHLTQSFGKAQSFGQPSEIFTTIWEPLEHALDDETAYLSAKLAALEALRGGFTTVADAGTRAPVDVAAVARGTEEAGLRCVLGKIVSNGTGGPAHLGRWSGHPLVHPSLAIAVPEDATGAVLKRTADLCAEAGAVFQIHVNEHLASVERSLKSVGRRPVDYLHHLGALGPHTLGAHATLLTPAEMRQLADTGAAISYNPVASAWKGNAVAHATMLAALGVRFGTGTDGTRGDGFRLVDAAETAQRLAYGLAAGDSVCGAGHLWLEHATAGGADALGLGRVTGRIAVGRAADYLLVDLAVPELTPSYDLRWELVRLANRDQIRAVVVAGRLRLWEGWPPDWDAQALVARAAEVGPAVVKRAALRRVDPR
- a CDS encoding MFS transporter, which encodes MSRVLQALRPRPSTATPRRAVTVAMCLCVTLVVGMVSAVNLAIPDLSAGPLHPSAEAVVWVVDGYVVVFACLLVPAGALADRRGRKGVLLCGMAVFVVGSVVCAAAPHVGALIAGRMLSGVGAAAVLPNTLALLVDGLADGPRRRAIAVWAAMTGLAAVLGNVGGGAAIQYGSWRTLFVCVVPIAVGAWLLVAAVAPVPARHPGPVAPLTAALFTGGFLALLNGIVSGPQAGWLSPWVLGSLALAGLLLTGWVRREMRSPEPLLDPRVLARPAVRAGAVGMAVLFVGVFGLFYLNGQYLQYAKGYGPLGAGVRLLPMAAALLVGPRCGLLLERWCGRRGAVAAGMLVLAGGLATVSAADAGTPYALYALGAGLTALGCGTATPLLSHAMMAALPPERAGVGSGLQSLTRELGSALGIAVTGTLTTAAFTAHLPAPLAGPGGPTTVAAAEAAVGGRGADLRAAVVAAFTGGLHVATLVLAAGVAVAAVAVFRWMPKG